In the genome of Limnobaculum zhutongyuii, one region contains:
- a CDS encoding XTP/dITP diphosphatase: protein MQKLVLATGNPGKVRELANLLADFGFEVIAQTDLGVDSAEETGLTFIENAIIKARHAAQITGLPAIADDSGIAVDVLGGAPGIYSARYAGVDASDQANLNKLLETLKDVPKEQRQAQFHCVLVYMRHANDPIPLVFHASWPGEVLFSPAGEGGFGYDPIFYLPELGCTAAELTREHKSKISHRGQALTMLLDALRNA from the coding sequence ATGCAGAAACTGGTGCTTGCAACCGGTAACCCCGGTAAAGTGCGTGAGCTGGCAAACCTTCTGGCTGATTTTGGCTTTGAAGTGATTGCTCAAACCGATCTCGGTGTCGATTCGGCTGAAGAAACCGGATTAACCTTTATTGAGAATGCCATTATTAAAGCGCGTCATGCCGCACAGATTACTGGCCTGCCTGCCATTGCGGATGATTCCGGTATTGCCGTTGATGTTCTGGGTGGTGCACCCGGCATCTATTCGGCACGCTATGCCGGAGTTGATGCCAGCGATCAGGCTAACCTGAACAAACTACTGGAAACATTGAAAGATGTGCCAAAAGAGCAGCGTCAGGCGCAGTTCCACTGTGTGCTGGTTTATATGCGCCATGCCAACGATCCTATTCCATTGGTTTTTCACGCCAGCTGGCCGGGTGAAGTGCTGTTTAGCCCGGCAGGTGAAGGTGGCTTTGGTTACGATCCTATTTTCTATCTTCCGGAACTGGGATGTACCGCCGCTGAATTAACCAGAGAACACAAAAGTAAGATTTCTCATCGCGGTCAGGCATTGACCATGCTGTTGGATGCCCTGCGTAATGCTTAA